Proteins from a genomic interval of Vibrio casei:
- a CDS encoding mechanosensitive ion channel family protein produces MEELFNHTKNLIVEHNYSWATDLLIIGLCSFIFWIIWRIVYARLVSITDRTKLQWDDVIIHSLKAPVSTFIWCWPMLIGIGVLLEDVFDRPIGWLHTVQILIGIVLVIWTLFRLVSNVSDIVLKNKKRDETTVHALSKVVRIIIFIIGAMTIMQALGLSLSGLLTFGGVGGLIVGLAAKDLLSNFFGGMMVYLDRPFKVGDWIRSPDRNIEGTVEKIGWRMTIIRTFDKRPLYVPNAIFSNIVVENPSRMHNRRINENITLRYQDANKIDAIIADVTDMVKNHPDIDSRQTIIVNFNTFGPSSLDFFIYAFTKTVEWVRYHEVKQNVLLETIKIIHKHGADVAYPTRTLMMNMPSDEHHHSAQEPSLTERNP; encoded by the coding sequence ATGGAAGAATTGTTTAACCACACCAAAAACTTGATCGTAGAGCATAATTACAGCTGGGCAACCGATCTTCTTATCATTGGCCTATGCAGCTTTATTTTTTGGATTATTTGGCGCATTGTCTATGCTCGTTTAGTGAGTATTACTGACAGAACAAAATTGCAATGGGATGACGTTATTATCCATTCCTTAAAAGCACCTGTTAGTACTTTTATTTGGTGCTGGCCAATGCTCATCGGTATTGGGGTACTATTAGAGGATGTTTTTGACCGCCCTATCGGCTGGCTCCATACTGTCCAGATCTTGATTGGCATTGTACTCGTCATTTGGACTTTATTTCGTTTAGTGAGCAATGTTTCAGACATCGTTCTCAAGAATAAAAAACGCGATGAAACGACGGTTCATGCTTTATCAAAAGTTGTCCGCATTATTATCTTTATAATTGGTGCAATGACCATCATGCAAGCCTTAGGTCTAAGCTTATCAGGCCTGCTGACATTTGGTGGGGTTGGTGGTCTGATTGTTGGTTTAGCGGCTAAGGATCTCTTATCTAACTTTTTCGGCGGCATGATGGTTTACCTTGACCGGCCTTTTAAAGTTGGAGATTGGATCCGTTCACCCGACAGAAATATTGAAGGCACCGTTGAAAAAATAGGGTGGCGAATGACGATTATCCGCACCTTTGACAAACGACCTTTGTATGTACCCAATGCAATTTTTAGTAATATAGTTGTAGAAAACCCATCTCGGATGCATAACCGTCGGATTAATGAAAATATTACCCTTCGCTACCAAGATGCAAATAAAATTGATGCCATCATTGCAGATGTTACTGACATGGTAAAAAATCACCCCGATATCGATTCCCGCCAAACCATCATTGTGAATTTTAATACTTTTGGCCCATCATCACTCGATTTCTTCATCTATGCATTCACCAAAACCGTCGAATGGGTTCGCTACCATGAAGTAAAGCAAAACGTATTATTAGAAACCATCAAGATTATCCACAAACATGGCGCTGATGTGGCTTACCCGACAAGGACACTGATGATGAATATGCCTTCGGATGAACATCATCATTCAGCACAAGAGCCCTCCCTAACAGAAAGAAACCCATAA
- a CDS encoding FKBP-type peptidyl-prolyl cis-trans isomerase → MNTQKIAEKNIQEGKAFLEQNSHQEGVITTDSGLQYLVLRKGNGTEHPTATSQVKVHYQGTLLDGSEFDSSYKRNEPIVFQLNQVVKGWQEGLQHMVEGEKFRLFIPYQLGYGKSGSGPIPAGSTLIFDVELLEIIK, encoded by the coding sequence ATGAATACACAAAAAATTGCTGAAAAAAACATTCAAGAAGGTAAAGCATTTTTAGAACAAAATTCACATCAAGAAGGGGTCATCACCACAGATAGTGGTTTACAATATCTAGTATTGCGTAAAGGGAATGGTACAGAACACCCTACAGCAACAAGTCAAGTCAAAGTACATTATCAGGGCACCCTACTTGATGGTTCTGAGTTTGATAGCTCATACAAACGTAATGAACCTATTGTCTTTCAGTTGAATCAAGTGGTTAAAGGTTGGCAAGAAGGTTTACAACATATGGTTGAAGGGGAAAAATTTCGACTATTTATACCCTATCAATTAGGGTATGGTAAAAGTGGTTCAGGGCCAATCCCCGCGGGTTCAACACTCATTTTCGATGTCGAATTACTTGAAATAATAAAATAG
- a CDS encoding thioredoxin domain-containing protein → MPKHFKLFTLFAFILVFLSACSESDTPKLGKQYQQLATPLTQKDIKPVTEVFSLTCGHCRNMEASIPELEKLTNQEFGKVHVTFNDQAQVAALIYYAAVMQLNHIDPLQLFWTLS, encoded by the coding sequence ATGCCTAAACATTTTAAACTTTTTACTCTATTCGCATTCATACTCGTTTTTCTTTCTGCTTGCTCAGAAAGTGACACGCCGAAACTAGGCAAACAATACCAACAACTTGCAACCCCACTAACTCAAAAAGATATCAAACCCGTGACAGAAGTCTTTTCATTAACCTGTGGACACTGCAGAAATATGGAAGCATCCATTCCTGAATTAGAGAAACTCACCAATCAAGAATTTGGTAAAGTTCATGTTACCTTTAATGACCAAGCTCAAGTTGCAGCTTTAATTTACTACGCTGCGGTGATGCAACTTAATCACATTGATCCGCTCCAGCTGTTTTGGACACTGAGTTAA
- a CDS encoding tetratricopeptide repeat protein codes for MKWLWIVLVSLLSFQVLAAAEEKYSKTEILDRPLMERYILDELKSLRMDQQDLERRLTIQITDRELDVADKSLNYSNITVTYFFYIIAGVASLVALVGWQSLKEIKHNTKEMADKRLNEITMSYEKKFGALERDLKRKTRIITENNREIEIINEVHNLWLRAQSAQTPEQQIETYDEILKIRPGDLEALTHKADAAMEINEYHWALSICNRVLEVDDSNGHALYQRACAYSRLGAEEQAINDLKLAIESSNSLRELAAEETDFELLRGNVRFEALIDPTEHS; via the coding sequence ATGAAATGGTTATGGATTGTTTTAGTGTCGTTGCTGTCGTTTCAAGTACTCGCCGCAGCAGAAGAAAAATATTCAAAAACAGAGATACTCGACCGTCCGTTAATGGAGCGCTATATTCTTGATGAATTGAAATCTTTGCGTATGGATCAACAAGATTTGGAACGTCGACTAACCATACAGATCACTGACCGTGAATTAGACGTTGCAGATAAGTCGCTCAACTACTCAAATATTACCGTTACTTATTTCTTCTATATTATTGCGGGGGTGGCGTCTTTAGTGGCATTAGTCGGTTGGCAATCTCTTAAAGAAATCAAGCATAACACCAAAGAAATGGCGGATAAGCGTTTAAACGAAATCACCATGTCCTACGAGAAAAAATTCGGTGCTTTAGAACGGGATTTGAAACGTAAAACGCGCATTATTACCGAAAATAATCGAGAAATTGAGATTATCAATGAGGTACATAATTTATGGCTTCGGGCGCAAAGTGCGCAAACACCGGAGCAGCAAATTGAGACCTATGATGAAATTCTGAAGATACGCCCAGGTGATTTAGAAGCACTAACGCATAAAGCGGATGCAGCAATGGAAATCAATGAATACCATTGGGCATTAAGTATATGTAACCGAGTCTTAGAAGTGGATGACAGTAATGGCCATGCGCTTTATCAACGTGCTTGTGCTTATTCTCGTCTTGGTGCAGAAGAGCAGGCCATTAATGATCTTAAGCTTGCCATTGAATCAAGTAATTCATTACGAGAATTAGCCGCAGAAGAAACGGATTTTGAATTACTTCGTGGCAATGTTCGCTTTGAAGCTTTGATTGATCCGACTGAACACTCATAG
- a CDS encoding HAD-IA family hydrolase has product MDKDKIRCVIFDCDGTLVDSERLSCQALVQVFASYGAEICFDECMAHFQGGKMFDVLKETSNRAGLTIPMDILEPKYRQCMRQLFDEKLKPVSSALETVQYLIDKGIAVCVASNGSTNKMEHSLALTGMLPLFKNKIFSAFDINSWKPEPDLLMYTAMQMGFLIEECLFVDDTENGVWAGINANIKTIHYCPNNTHNIVHPLVEYIQDLSELKAYF; this is encoded by the coding sequence ATGGATAAGGACAAAATTAGATGTGTGATCTTTGATTGTGATGGTACTTTAGTCGATAGTGAACGTTTAAGTTGCCAAGCTCTTGTTCAGGTTTTTGCCAGTTATGGTGCTGAGATTTGTTTTGATGAATGTATGGCGCATTTCCAAGGTGGAAAAATGTTCGATGTATTGAAAGAAACAAGTAATAGGGCTGGGCTCACTATCCCAATGGATATATTGGAGCCTAAGTATCGTCAATGTATGCGCCAACTATTTGATGAAAAACTGAAACCGGTTTCTTCCGCATTAGAAACGGTTCAATATTTGATTGATAAAGGTATTGCGGTTTGTGTTGCCTCAAATGGTTCTACCAATAAAATGGAGCACTCTTTGGCTTTAACCGGTATGTTACCTTTGTTTAAAAATAAAATTTTTAGCGCTTTTGATATTAATAGCTGGAAACCAGAGCCAGATTTATTAATGTATACCGCTATGCAAATGGGTTTTTTAATCGAAGAATGTTTGTTTGTTGACGATACGGAAAATGGTGTTTGGGCGGGTATTAACGCCAATATAAAGACAATTCATTATTGCCCAAATAATACGCATAATATTGTTCATCCATTGGTCGAATATATTCAAGACCTATCTGAGTTGAAAGCGTATTTTTAA
- a CDS encoding CreA family protein, which produces MIKKIALISCITLSLSACDSNEVGDVSLGIFTTKDIKIDVLTDPIVTGITCHISSVEANLDFADPSDMGISCRQTGEVTSEMIDTIDKSKSGEIVFKKSKSVLFKTLKIRRIFDANSQTLLYLSYSTKETEGSYKHSLSTVPLWNTKAYKTPAQLEAEKLSAQENN; this is translated from the coding sequence ATGATTAAAAAAATTGCCCTAATCTCTTGCATAACATTATCACTTAGCGCTTGTGATAGTAATGAAGTTGGTGACGTATCACTGGGTATTTTCACAACAAAAGACATCAAAATAGATGTATTAACTGACCCAATCGTAACGGGCATCACTTGTCATATTTCAAGTGTCGAAGCGAATTTAGATTTTGCAGATCCTTCGGATATGGGAATATCTTGTCGTCAAACCGGTGAAGTAACATCTGAAATGATTGATACTATTGATAAATCCAAGTCAGGCGAAATAGTCTTTAAAAAGTCTAAAAGTGTTTTATTCAAAACCTTGAAAATTCGTCGTATTTTCGATGCAAACTCGCAAACCCTACTTTACCTTTCGTATAGTACCAAAGAAACTGAAGGCAGCTATAAGCACAGCCTATCAACGGTTCCATTATGGAACACAAAAGCATATAAAACCCCCGCTCAACTGGAAGCTGAAAAATTATCGGCTCAAGAGAATAACTAA
- a CDS encoding OsmC family protein, with protein sequence MQAEVKWVDGFQFVGESQSGHAVVMDGNGGKTGPSPMEMVLMAAGGCSSVDVIDGLQTANQAVFGCVAKLTTERRETAPRVFTHINIHFEVSGQDLDENVVANVAANSLEKYCSVCLMLGAGIEMTHSWEIIALR encoded by the coding sequence ATGCAAGCAGAAGTTAAATGGGTAGATGGGTTTCAATTTGTTGGTGAGTCTCAATCTGGGCATGCCGTTGTTATGGATGGTAATGGCGGAAAAACAGGACCAAGTCCTATGGAAATGGTGCTAATGGCCGCTGGTGGTTGCAGTTCTGTTGATGTTATTGACGGTTTGCAAACCGCTAACCAAGCGGTATTTGGTTGTGTCGCTAAATTGACGACTGAACGTCGTGAAACTGCTCCTCGAGTTTTTACTCATATTAATATCCACTTTGAAGTCTCTGGACAAGATCTAGATGAAAACGTGGTTGCTAACGTTGCTGCTAATTCTCTTGAAAAGTACTGTTCTGTTTGTCTCATGTTAGGCGCTGGTATTGAAATGACCCACAGCTGGGAAATTATCGCATTGAGATAG
- the phnR gene encoding phosphonate utilization transcriptional regulator PhnR produces the protein MQYVKIKEAIVEQIDSGMLTPRQKLPSERKLAESFDTTRITLREALSLLEAEGQIYREDRRGWFISPDPLVYDPTQTLNFTNMALSQGRVPETQLVSAKSMLANKQAATLLDLAPFADVYRFDCVRYLDDRPVVFVTNFVRPDIFPKLLSHDLTQSLTDIYREHYGQVYQRIRYRVSTTSLLGNMAKALRATAGSPATLVERVNYNQKGELIDCDLEYWRHDAMCIESVAELNID, from the coding sequence ATGCAATACGTAAAAATAAAAGAAGCTATTGTTGAGCAGATAGATTCGGGAATGTTAACGCCGAGACAAAAGTTACCATCAGAGCGGAAGTTAGCTGAATCATTTGATACGACACGTATTACCTTACGTGAGGCACTTTCTTTATTAGAGGCAGAAGGTCAAATTTATCGTGAAGATCGCAGAGGTTGGTTTATCTCTCCTGATCCTTTAGTTTACGACCCTACACAAACGTTAAATTTTACCAATATGGCGTTATCGCAAGGCAGAGTCCCTGAAACGCAGCTTGTTTCAGCAAAGTCTATGCTGGCGAATAAGCAGGCCGCAACATTGTTAGATCTTGCCCCTTTTGCTGATGTATACCGCTTTGATTGTGTCCGTTATCTTGATGATCGGCCGGTGGTCTTTGTAACAAATTTTGTCCGACCTGATATTTTCCCTAAACTATTGAGCCATGACTTAACGCAATCACTTACTGATATCTACCGTGAGCATTACGGACAGGTATATCAACGAATTCGTTATCGTGTTAGTACTACTTCATTATTAGGCAATATGGCAAAAGCGTTACGTGCCACTGCTGGCAGCCCTGCAACGTTAGTTGAGCGTGTCAATTATAATCAAAAAGGGGAGTTGATCGATTGTGATTTGGAATATTGGCGACATGATGCAATGTGTATTGAATCGGTCGCGGAGTTAAACATCGATTAG
- a CDS encoding YccF domain-containing protein, whose translation MRTIGNILWFLLGGVFMGLFWWIAGVFCIISIICIPWAKSCFVIGAFTFFPFGKEAVKRNELSFKKDVGTGVLGMIGNVVWFVFAGIWLAIGHLTSALACFVTIIGIPFGIQHIKLALISLAPIGQTIVKKY comes from the coding sequence ATGCGTACGATTGGTAATATTTTATGGTTTTTGCTCGGGGGAGTGTTCATGGGGCTATTCTGGTGGATAGCCGGTGTGTTTTGTATCATCAGTATAATTTGTATTCCTTGGGCTAAATCGTGCTTTGTGATTGGTGCATTCACGTTTTTCCCTTTTGGAAAAGAAGCGGTGAAACGTAACGAATTGAGCTTTAAAAAAGATGTTGGAACGGGCGTTCTAGGTATGATTGGTAATGTTGTATGGTTTGTCTTTGCCGGTATTTGGCTTGCCATTGGGCATTTAACGTCAGCATTAGCGTGTTTTGTCACGATTATTGGTATTCCGTTTGGTATTCAACATATTAAGCTTGCATTGATTTCATTGGCCCCGATCGGTCAAACTATCGTAAAAAAATATTAA
- a CDS encoding AzlC family ABC transporter permease, with the protein MGAERNPSSRFISLWRGALAISPLSLAVLPWGLLAGSYAIDIGLTPIEAQALSAILFAGAAQLVATGMFDANVGIWTMLATTFFITSRHFLYSMSMREKISPLSTPWRLVLGFLLTDELFAVCGHQKQKEFNPWYALGAGLSFYLVWNIASFAGIVAGKQIPNLNQWGLEFAVAATFIAIVIPTIKNLPILISVIVALVASVLFSYWKVEGSLIIASILAMISGYLAEVKLSKSGVKPVINNEVE; encoded by the coding sequence ATGGGAGCTGAGCGTAATCCATCATCTCGATTTATTTCATTGTGGAGAGGTGCGCTTGCTATCTCTCCATTAAGCCTTGCGGTGTTGCCTTGGGGGTTATTGGCGGGGTCATATGCCATTGATATTGGCCTCACTCCAATTGAAGCTCAGGCACTGTCTGCGATTTTATTTGCAGGGGCTGCTCAGCTTGTTGCAACGGGCATGTTTGATGCAAACGTTGGCATTTGGACGATGTTAGCGACAACTTTTTTTATTACCTCGCGCCACTTTCTGTACAGCATGTCAATGCGAGAAAAAATCAGCCCATTAAGTACTCCTTGGCGTTTAGTCTTGGGGTTTTTACTTACCGACGAACTGTTTGCCGTTTGTGGTCATCAAAAGCAAAAAGAGTTTAACCCTTGGTATGCTTTAGGCGCAGGGCTAAGTTTTTATCTTGTTTGGAATATTGCAAGTTTTGCTGGGATTGTCGCGGGAAAACAGATCCCAAATTTGAATCAATGGGGATTGGAATTTGCGGTGGCGGCAACCTTTATTGCGATTGTCATTCCTACCATTAAAAATCTACCTATTTTAATTTCTGTGATTGTGGCTTTAGTGGCTTCTGTTTTGTTCAGCTATTGGAAGGTTGAGGGGAGTTTGATTATTGCCAGTATCTTAGCGATGATTTCGGGTTATTTGGCCGAAGTTAAACTATCTAAATCAGGGGTGAAACCTGTGATCAACAACGAGGTGGAGTGA
- a CDS encoding S1 family peptidase: MDLFTSNKQHFNLIGAITIGLIFSPFSLANTEGSAITPYIINGNQAQISHYPYMGLLTLNFLDQSSPNVVTFCGGTLLNEHYVLTAAHCLYASTEEKKEELERLEVAFNIETISSDIFVSNNRYQASEIYYPDTYNNTTLDDDVAIIKLRNPVDLNLIPAASYVKLAPSETYRQPDFPFTLIGYGKIAPDAYVSAGSTNQSDTLKEVSVTYLEPMECESSFADTKISEHQICITGPIMNQLRSGGCQGDSGGPLLFSEGGQLYQAGIVSFGPDFCGRPDIEVQSVFTEVFDYQDWIASVLNGTETAKQKMTATNNMDNSGSDSGGGGSLGWLTMFMLIILEWKRRSNQAVL, translated from the coding sequence ATGGATCTTTTCACAAGCAATAAACAACATTTTAATTTGATTGGAGCTATCACAATTGGTTTGATTTTTTCTCCTTTTTCTTTAGCCAATACTGAAGGTTCAGCCATTACGCCTTATATTATTAATGGCAATCAAGCACAAATCAGTCATTATCCCTATATGGGTCTATTGACACTTAATTTTCTTGACCAATCTAGCCCTAATGTCGTGACTTTTTGTGGTGGGACTTTATTGAATGAACATTATGTTTTGACTGCAGCACATTGCCTGTATGCCTCAACAGAAGAAAAAAAAGAGGAGTTAGAACGCTTAGAAGTTGCTTTTAATATAGAAACCATCTCGAGTGATATTTTTGTCTCAAATAATCGCTATCAAGCCTCTGAAATTTATTATCCGGATACATATAACAACACCACTCTTGATGATGATGTCGCTATTATTAAGTTACGCAATCCGGTGGACTTGAACCTTATTCCGGCAGCTTCATATGTGAAATTAGCACCGTCAGAGACTTATCGACAGCCTGATTTCCCTTTTACATTGATCGGTTATGGGAAAATAGCACCAGATGCTTACGTCTCTGCAGGTTCAACCAATCAATCAGATACTTTAAAAGAAGTTTCAGTAACTTATTTAGAGCCTATGGAGTGTGAAAGTTCATTTGCCGATACTAAGATTTCAGAACATCAGATCTGTATCACTGGACCTATAATGAATCAGCTTCGATCTGGTGGCTGTCAAGGCGACTCTGGTGGACCGTTATTATTTTCTGAAGGTGGGCAGCTCTACCAAGCGGGGATTGTGAGTTTTGGTCCTGACTTTTGTGGTAGACCTGATATAGAAGTTCAAAGTGTTTTTACTGAAGTGTTCGATTACCAAGATTGGATTGCTTCGGTATTAAATGGAACGGAAACGGCAAAACAAAAAATGACAGCGACTAATAACATGGATAACTCAGGAAGTGATTCAGGTGGTGGCGGTTCGTTAGGTTGGCTTACTATGTTTATGTTGATAATCCTAGAGTGGAAGCGTAGAAGCAACCAAGCTGTACTTTGA
- a CDS encoding AzlD domain-containing protein has product MILLSIFAMTAVVFLSRYLFLEPRLPIKINPSAQRLLNYSSPAVLTAIWAPIVFVHDDKLAVNLGNPYLIAAVIAALVAWKTKNVIATTILSMGCFFMLNTLL; this is encoded by the coding sequence ATGATTCTGCTCTCTATTTTTGCTATGACAGCGGTTGTTTTTCTGAGTCGATACCTTTTTTTGGAACCTCGCTTACCTATAAAGATTAATCCAAGTGCTCAGCGCCTTTTAAATTATTCTAGCCCCGCAGTATTAACGGCTATTTGGGCTCCTATTGTGTTTGTTCATGATGACAAATTAGCGGTAAACTTAGGTAACCCTTATTTGATTGCGGCGGTTATTGCTGCGCTAGTGGCATGGAAGACCAAAAATGTTATTGCGACGACAATATTGAGCATGGGCTGTTTCTTTATGTTGAATACGCTTTTGTAA
- a CDS encoding IS3 family transposase (programmed frameshift), whose translation MTTKKTRIKHSPEFKAEALKLAERVGVAAAARQLSLHESQIYGWRKNSKKDTNTSQREQELAAEVAKLKRQLAEQAEELEIGKKGRHLLREKSKVNCYEFMLEHLMYFNIVRMAKVFGVSRSGFYYWVKHRHKASQREAVRQELDTKVKEAFDNSKGRDGSRRIQKELSESGDNHNVKTIAASMKRQDLTPKAARKFKCTTDSKHQMPVAPNLLAQNFNAAAPNEKWAGDITYVATSEGWLYLAVIIDLYSRQVIGWSMDTRMTATLVCDALSMALFRREFPEQVIVHSDRGSQYCSKDYRDLITVYNLKQSMSRKGNCWDNACVESFFHSMKVEAIQYEPIMTRDQMRQTIFEYIEVDYNRTRRHSALGYLSPVNFEQQNVA comes from the exons ATGACAACTAAGAAAACTAGAATTAAACATTCCCCTGAATTTAAAGCAGAAGCCCTAAAACTAGCAGAGAGAGTGGGAGTAGCTGCGGCTGCAAGGCAGCTTTCTTTACATGAATCTCAAATCTACGGGTGGCGGAAGAACTCGAAGAAAGACACCAATACTAGTCAGCGAGAACAAGAGCTAGCCGCAGAGGTTGCCAAGCTCAAAAGGCAGTTGGCTGAGCAAGCAGAAGAGCTAGAAATTG GTAAAAAAGGCCGCCACCTACTTCGCGAAAAATCTAAAGTAAATTGCTACGAATTTATGCTCGAACACCTGATGTACTTCAATATTGTACGTATGGCTAAGGTATTCGGGGTATCCCGAAGTGGGTTTTATTACTGGGTTAAACATCGCCATAAGGCTAGCCAACGCGAGGCAGTTCGCCAAGAGCTTGATACAAAGGTCAAAGAAGCTTTTGATAACAGCAAAGGCCGAGATGGCTCAAGGCGAATCCAAAAAGAACTGTCTGAGAGCGGTGATAACCACAATGTGAAAACCATTGCGGCCAGTATGAAGCGTCAAGATTTAACGCCGAAAGCGGCACGTAAATTTAAGTGCACGACAGACAGCAAGCATCAAATGCCAGTTGCTCCAAACTTGCTGGCTCAGAACTTTAACGCAGCGGCTCCGAATGAAAAATGGGCGGGAGACATCACCTATGTTGCGACAAGCGAAGGCTGGTTGTACTTGGCAGTAATTATTGACCTTTACTCAAGACAAGTAATCGGATGGTCTATGGATACCAGAATGACGGCTACGCTGGTCTGTGATGCTCTATCAATGGCTTTGTTCCGTCGCGAATTTCCTGAGCAGGTTATCGTTCATAGTGATCGAGGTAGTCAGTACTGCTCAAAAGATTATCGAGACCTCATAACTGTTTATAATCTAAAGCAAAGTATGAGTAGGAAAGGAAACTGCTGGGACAATGCTTGTGTTGAGAGCTTCTTCCATTCGATGAAAGTTGAAGCGATCCAATATGAGCCGATTATGACGAGAGACCAGATGCGTCAAACGATCTTCGAGTACATAGAGGTTGATTATAATCGGACAAGAAGGCACAGTGCTCTTGGGTATCTAAGCCCTGTTAACTTTGAACAGCAAAATGTCGCTTAA
- a CDS encoding NUDIX hydrolase encodes MKLLRSTIHPDILSLDELSIIQRLATRAIVLNGADILLLYTERYHDYTLPGGGLEAGEDKIEGMIRELQEETGAQNIRDIEPFGRYEEYRPWHKTNADVIHMISYCYTCKVDKTLGHTRFESHEINNGMKPIWINLEEAIEHNLSTIALSDKKGLSIERETFLLEMIFNQKKGKQN; translated from the coding sequence ATGAAATTACTACGCAGCACCATCCATCCGGATATTCTCTCGCTTGATGAACTGAGTATTATTCAACGTTTAGCAACACGCGCCATTGTTTTGAATGGAGCCGATATCTTACTGCTCTATACTGAGCGTTATCATGACTACACTCTGCCTGGTGGAGGATTGGAGGCAGGTGAAGATAAAATTGAAGGCATGATTCGAGAATTACAAGAAGAAACCGGCGCTCAAAATATTCGTGATATTGAACCATTCGGGCGTTATGAAGAATATCGGCCATGGCACAAAACGAATGCGGATGTCATCCACATGATTTCTTACTGCTATACCTGCAAGGTTGATAAGACATTAGGCCATACCCGTTTTGAAAGTCATGAAATTAATAATGGCATGAAGCCGATTTGGATTAATCTTGAAGAAGCCATTGAACACAACCTAAGCACCATAGCATTAAGCGATAAAAAGGGCTTATCGATAGAAAGAGAAACGTTTCTTTTGGAAATGATTTTTAACCAGAAGAAAGGGAAACAAAATTAA
- a CDS encoding thioredoxin domain-containing protein, producing MSLNEVSSLAGADHIPDETMMKDLFTAVQLGEGSTMTQQQKAIEQTFTSRHMISPYSFDALQQKALFRYLNDAMEISKQGNFNSVPTFIINGKYQVLVGGHEDIQGISKTINFLLKQP from the coding sequence ATGTCGCTTAATGAAGTGTCCAGTCTGGCTGGAGCAGATCACATACCCGACGAAACAATGATGAAAGATTTATTTACAGCAGTGCAACTTGGTGAAGGTTCGACGATGACTCAACAACAAAAAGCCATTGAACAAACATTCACCTCTCGCCATATGATCAGTCCATATAGCTTTGATGCTTTGCAACAAAAAGCACTTTTCCGCTATTTAAATGATGCAATGGAAATAAGTAAACAAGGCAATTTTAACTCCGTTCCAACTTTTATCATTAATGGAAAATATCAAGTTCTAGTGGGTGGACATGAAGATATTCAAGGTATTTCCAAAACCATTAACTTCTTACTCAAACAACCTTAA
- a CDS encoding YqaE/Pmp3 family membrane protein: MDNKLVAIILAVLLPPVAVFLKCGVGKDLLINIVLCFFFFFPAMIHALWIVTK; this comes from the coding sequence ATGGATAACAAATTAGTTGCGATTATTTTAGCGGTACTTTTACCACCTGTGGCTGTTTTCTTAAAATGCGGTGTTGGTAAAGATTTATTAATTAACATCGTATTATGCTTCTTTTTCTTCTTCCCAGCGATGATCCATGCATTATGGATAGTGACGAAGTAA